The Elephas maximus indicus isolate mEleMax1 chromosome 6, mEleMax1 primary haplotype, whole genome shotgun sequence genomic sequence ccccactctgccaggagccCTTGGctcaaaggcgctcagctctctcactccccgggtgggcacacccactgtagctgccttgcactggtctcctggttctgctgctgctgtttctctgccactcttGCTGCCACTTCCCACAGTatgcagtgttacagctctcttgctgtcttctgggtctagaaggttctcagcgcagggatcccaggtccaaaggatgcgctccactcccatctgttcttttttggtggtagggAGGTCCCACCCTACTCcatccacctctgggatggctcgttttaagcctagcgggatggtaaactgaccaatcccttcattagggttccatgtaccttctttgcatggccccaccccccacaagagtgccatgcaccttatttgcattattagcagactgtccaatccctttggtgggccacaagcgcCTCATTTGCATATTCCCAcctagtcatttggtgggagttccaagaccatggcaagaaaggccatataaaagtaatCTGTCGCCCTGCAAGAGCCACTGTGGACTGAGCACTCCCTACCCCCTACTCCACACCAAACAGGTCCTGGCCAGTGCCTACCGGGACAGGGGCCACTACCCCATCCCTCCCGACCCCTCTATTCAGCCCCTACCTCCCATACCTCACCCTCTGGCCAGAGGAAAAAACTCCCCCAACTGAGACCAGAGTACTGGTGTCCTGGGGGGCAGTGTGCAGGGACAGGGGCCACGCTGGCTCCCTGTCCACCCTCAGTGATGCTGTGTGTATGACCAGCTTCCTCCCACAATGGAGACACTGAGGTTTGCCGGCTGGTAGGGGATGGAGCAGGGTGAATGCTGAGGCCGAATCCTGGATGTCCCACCAACCAACCCCCCAGGGCCTTGGCTGTCATGCCCACTAGGCTGAGCAGAGGGCATACAGGGGGCTGGCAGGGTCAGCAGAGGGTATGCTCCTGACCTTGGGGCAGGGCCAGTGCAGCTCCAGAGCCAGGACAGCTCTGAGGGGCTGACAGCCCTCACGGCTCCAAGCCAGCCCAAGGGGCCGTCCTCAGGGCTCTGACCACAGCCAGCTCTGTCCTGTCCTAAGCCCAAGGAGTGGGCTCCCTGCCCTGATTCCAGGATGTGGGACATGGGTCGGGGCCTCAGGACAGAGCAACGGCTGCTggaagggagaagaaagggggaggggggcaggaagGGGAAGGCCAGAGTTTCAGAGACCTCTAAGGAGTTGTCCCAGCCTCACCCCTGCTGTCCTGGACCTCTACTGTGGGAATGGTGGATGGAGAGATGGGGCCTCCCCACCAGGGATGCATGGGTGGGTCAATGCAGAGCCCCTGCAGCCAGGGACGGGGTGGTCAGGGGGAAGCTGGGGACCTGGACTCTGTCCTGGGCCACTGCTGAGAGCTGGGTGCGGTGGCTGCCTTCGGGCTCCCCATCCAGAGAGCTGCTAGTGCCCCTGGGAGTTTTAGAGACAGGACAGTATGCTGGGCTGGGACAGGAGGTGGGCAGCAGCAGCTACGGCAGTAGTGACAGCTCAGTGGTGGCAGCTCTTAGTGGCAGCTCTTCTTTTCTGCCCGACAGCAAGCAGGTCCACTCTGGGCCCACCCCCGTGTGGCCTTGGGTGCCTGGCGTGTCCAAGCGCCTGTTCCCCCACTGGTCCAGCAAGCAGAGGCTGGGCCCGAGCGTGTTTTCTGTGGGAAGGGAGGTTCTGGGCTGTGACAATGGGGTGGGGACGCCTGCCAGCTGACCCCTCCTCCTCCCCGCAGCCCAGAGCCATGAACGAATCCTGCAACAACAGCCAGCAGTCCTCGCCGCCCTGGGTCGCCCACCTGTCCTCGGCCTACGCggctttgctgctgctgctgggcctGCTGCTCAACGGCCTGGCGCTCTGGGTGCTGTGCTGCCGCTTGCCGCGGTGGACGGAGACACGAGTCTACATGGTCAACCTGGCGGCTGCCGACCTgtgcctgctgtgtgccctgCCCTTTATGCTGCTCAACCTGCGGTACCGGGAGTCTGACACGCTGTTCTGCCAGCTCTCCCAGGGCATCTACCTGGTCAACAGGTACATGAGTGTCAGCCTGATCATGGCCATCGCCGTGGACCGCTACCTGGCTGTGCGGCACCCCCTGCGCGCCCGAGGGCTGCGCTCGCCAAGCCGGGCTGCGGCTGTGTGCGCACTGCTCTGGGTGCTGGTGGGAAGCTCCCTGGCGGCCCGCTGGACCCTGAGTGTGCAAGAGGGTGGCTTCTGCTTCTCCACCAACACCCGGCACCACATTGACAGTGTGGTCTTCTCACTGCTGGGGTTCTACCTGCCACTGATCGTGCTGGTTTTCTGCTCCCTGCAGGTGGTGGCCGGCCTGGCCCAGAGGCCACTAGCCGACTCGGCCCAGGCGGAGGCCACCCGGAAGGCCGCTCGCATGGTCTGGGCGAACCTGGCAGTGTTTGTGGTCTGCTTCTTGCCGCTGCACGTAGTGCTGACGGTGTACTACGCCATAGGCCCGCACAGCTGTGCCTGGCGCCAAGTGTTTATGTACTCTCTCTACTTCACCTCCAGGCTCTCGGATGCCAACTGCTGCCTGGATGCCATCTGCTACTACTACATGGCCAAAGAGTTCCAGGAGGCCCGCTCTTTGGCCCTTGGGGCCAAGGCCCACAGGAGCCAAGAGTCTGTGGGTGTGGTCCTCACCTAGGGGGTTACCGCAGGCCGGGACTCTGGGAGATGCTGCTGGGGGAACCTGTGGCCAGCTGCTGGGGGGCCCAGAATCTCTGGGGCGCCCAGGTGGCAGCAGCCCGATCCTTGGGATGAGAGAGGGATGGGGATGAGGGCAAGACGACTGAAGCCTGAACCGGCCAACCCCAGGGCCTTGGAGGTGCACACCTGGACACCCTGGCTGGGAACACCTGGACACCCCACCTGGATACACCTGGACACCCTGGCTGGGTACACCTGGAGTGGGTGGGAGTTGGTGGTTGGCTTACTGCCAGCACCCCACTGGGGGTGCAGATTGAAGCTCTGCACAAAAAGTGCTGAGACGAGGCTTCCcgagggggaagggaggaagccAGTGGCTGGGAGGAACAAAGGCTGTGTCCCCAGAGGCCTCAAGGGCTCTCATTTTGGGACCTCACTGTGCCCTTACACCTGCTCCCACCCCTGGCCCATCCCCCACACATGGGGAGGGCTGGGGGTCTACAGCTCCCAAAGGACACACAGCCTGCCCCTCCCCATGTAGGGCTGTGCAGGTGCTTTGGTGGGTCGGGGGGCAAGGGGATCATGCAGGGCAGCAGCAGCATGAGCCCCAGCCCCTGCGGTCCCACCCTCACCCAGGCTACCTGCCCTTTCATAGCAGCACCCCAGATCTTTCCAGGGCTGGAAGACCAATCAGGGACCAAGTCAGGAAACTATAGCCAATGTCCAGGGCTGGAATCCCTGCCTGGCGTGGCTCCTGTCCTAGGGCCCGGCCCACATCCTCCGCTCCCCACCACTAACCCCCTACTCTCTCCCACCCACCACCCTGCAGCAACCTAGGGGGCCTTGGCATACCCGCCTGAGACTGCTGTCCAGCCCCCTTGTGGCTTGGGAGGCCCTGAACAGCTGTGGTGTCCAGCCCTCCACCCATCTATGAGTTCATCAGCTATCCTAGAGCACACCGCCTGGCTTGGGGATCAGGACTGGTGCACCCTGCCCACCAGGGCACCCAGCCTCCAACCCCAACCCTGCCTCAGGCCACCAAGTCTTTTGTTATCCTACCCAGAgaccctgagcagcacagggctGGCGGGGCCACACTCTCGTCCTATGGAAGAGCTGAGCACCCAAAGTGTATGGGGCAGTGTCTGGGGGAGCCCAGCAAATGCAGGTGTGAGCAGCCAGCGGGGCACAGCGGCCCCCTCCATCTGGCCACACATCCCCATTCCAGCGCCCCGGCACTTCTGCAGCCCAGGCTGAAGCTGAGCTACCTGCACAAGGGGGAGCCATCTGCCGTTTCTGGGGAGCATTCAGGGCTCGTGGCTGCAAAGGACAGACCTCGTACAGGGCGGCCCCTGGCATGGCCTAGAAACGAGCCTCTCTCACCAGAAGGTCAGGGTTGGTGTGGAATTTTAACCAGGTGCAGtggcattgattctgactcctggtgccccctgtgtgtcagagtacaactgtgctccacagggtttttagcagctgatttttaagaagcagattgctgggcctttcttccaaggcacccctgggtgatctcaaacctccaacctttgggttagcagccacgtgcataaaccatttgcgccacccagggactcccagtgtAGAATTTAGGTGGCACGTGATTTTTAGACACAACGTAGAAGGTCATTGCTTTAGGCTCCAGCATTGCTGTTGGGAAGTCCCTTGTCCTTTTGATTCCTAACTTTGTactttatctgtttgtttttttgtgctcTGGATCCTTTTAGGATATTTTCTTTAGAGCACTAAAGTTTCACAGTGAGGTACCTCGGTATGGGTTTTTACTCAGCTATGgtattggaggcctggtggctcagtagttaaagtGTTccccgctaactaaaaggtcagccgtttgaacccatcagctgctcctcgggagaaaggtatggcagtctgctcccctaaagatttacagccttggaaaccctctggggcagttctcctctgtcctatagggtcactatgggtcggaatccatccgacagcagtgggttcggtttttttggttACGGTACTGGGAACATGGTGGCTTCTTTCCGTCGAAGGACTGGGGTCCTTCAGTTCTAAAGAATGGACTGGTTTCCACCTTCAGGAATCTCCTGCCCCCCTTCACCAAGAGATGACTCCTGTGGGTCAGAGGTTGGAGCTCTTGGACTGACTTCTCTCTTTCTTAGTTTTTATATCCTGCTATCCCTCTAaattatttcagattttttttgaggtgaaattcacgtaACAAAAAACTGGCCATTTTAGAGCGTACAGTTCACTGGCATTTAGTCCATTGGCAACCACCACCTCTCGGAGTTCTAAAAGGGTTCCCTCACCCCCAGATAAAACCCACCAAGCAGTCACGTCCGCtcaccccccagcccctggcaaccaccaggCTGCGCTCTGTCTCTATGGACTTAACCTGTTGTACACATTTCATACGAGTGGCATCATACAACATGTAGCCTCttgcagtggcgtcactagggttggtgtcaccgaGTCTGGTAACTCAGAGTGTCACCCCCCATGGGCCTGCTCTCGGTCCAGGCTGCACAGGATCCTTCGTGATGTTTTTTGTCCTGTTACTCCTAAGTCATAATTCCTGTGTagcactccttcttttcctttaatgacTACTTCAGTCTCaaaaacattatctgatataggttcacaaatgctCATCACCACAGTGTTATAACTGAAAcaacagaaaatttgacaaaatcagtggcTGTAACGACACGGGCAGCAACAAATATAAGGGCGTGCGATTTTACTGGGAGCAGATGAGACTACGCCGTGGAAAGCATCACGGTGTCTGGGTAACGACCGCAGCTCTGGCCGCGGGGCATTGGCAGGGTCCACAAGGAAATCAGCAGAGCGTTTTAGCCTGGTAGGTATATTGATATTCCTAAGCTgagcttacaaaaatactttgATTGTTATAACTACCAGGATATTTtcataaaaagtaataaatttctgCGGAAACCCTGCACAGCAGTTGTATAGACAGTCGtcttggtgtcaccccctccacTCCGCACGCCCCGGTGACGTCACTGGCCTTGTGTCTGACTGATCTCACTTAGGGGAACGTTTCCAAGCTTCATCCAGTCTGCGGCATGACTCAGAACTTCGTCCTCTTTACGGCTGAATAACAATATCCcataatatcccattgtgtgtcatatttattcattcgtctgttgatggacgcttGGGTTTTTCTGCCTTTTggtgtgaacagtgctgcagtaaatatTGGtgcacaagtatctgtttgcatccCTGCTTCCAAGTCATTTGGGTGTATAcataggagtggggttgctgggtcatttggtaaaaagaggaagaccctcggtgagatggactgacacagtggctgcaacagtgggctcaagcataacgatcgtgaggatggcgcgggaccagacggtgttttgttctgttgtgcacagagtcgctatgagtcggaaccgattcaacggcacctaacaacgacaacgtgGTGATTCTATCTTAACTTCATGAGGAGCCGccaaaccattttccatagtggctgtgccATCTTACACCGCCACCAGCAATGTcagagggttccagtttctccactttCTTGGCAACACTTGTTACTTTCTGGCCTTGGATAGtggccatcctagtgggggtgaagtggtgtctcgttgtggttttgatctgcatttccctaatgactagtgGTGTGAAGCACCTTTTCACGTGCTTCTTGtccatttctatttcttcttggggGAAATATCTtttcaagccctttgcccatttttaaattgggttgtttatatttttattgttgagttttgagtTCTTTATGTGTTCTGAATACTAGACCCTTACCAGATATGATTTGTAAATACATTCTCCCAATCGGTAGACTGTCTTTTTACCTTCTTGATAACGTAACTCTGatgcacatttttaattttggtgaaagtcagtgtttttttcttttgttgcttgtgtgtTTGGTTTCCTACCTAAGACTCCACAGTCAGATCCAAATTCCTTTGAATTTTTAGTCTACCCGCTAGGGAATCTCCTCTATTTTATAGCCATTTTACAGAGTTTTTATGTCAATTATTACTCAGGAGCCCCTCCTTGGCTTTTGAGCATTACCTTTACAAATAGCATCCTGTTCTCACTCCAGGGACACATCATCTCCTCCTGCGTCTCTGAGGACCCCACTTggggtttccttctgttttcagccctctcctgcttcctctgttgtctccatttcttctttttcccgTTGTTCTGACCCCCTTCTCCCTGTGGAAGGCCCTTCCCAGCATTTGCAATCTTTGGCAGTCTGTGTGGGGAGAGCCTGAG encodes the following:
- the LOC126078279 gene encoding G-protein coupled receptor 35-like, giving the protein MNESCNNSQQSSPPWVAHLSSAYAALLLLLGLLLNGLALWVLCCRLPRWTETRVYMVNLAAADLCLLCALPFMLLNLRYRESDTLFCQLSQGIYLVNRYMSVSLIMAIAVDRYLAVRHPLRARGLRSPSRAAAVCALLWVLVGSSLAARWTLSVQEGGFCFSTNTRHHIDSVVFSLLGFYLPLIVLVFCSLQVVAGLAQRPLADSAQAEATRKAARMVWANLAVFVVCFLPLHVVLTVYYAIGPHSCAWRQVFMYSLYFTSRLSDANCCLDAICYYYMAKEFQEARSLALGAKAHRSQESVGVVLT